In Candidatus Krumholzibacteriia bacterium, one genomic interval encodes:
- a CDS encoding DUF1697 domain-containing protein, producing the protein MSLVAFLRGANVGGHKVFRPAVVAAELSAFDVVNVGAAGTFVVRKAVSQATFRAALRRCLPFDTEFMLCRGSEVIDLATAAPFPPLSSREDLRPFVSVLSRRPSKLPPLPYTQPTGKDWEVQLLGVQGRFVLSWWRRTARARLYPNEVVEKKLLVAATTRNWDTIGKIHRLLLDE; encoded by the coding sequence ATGTCTCTGGTAGCGTTCCTGCGCGGGGCGAACGTGGGTGGGCACAAGGTCTTCCGCCCCGCCGTCGTGGCCGCGGAGCTGTCGGCCTTCGACGTCGTCAACGTCGGCGCCGCCGGGACCTTCGTGGTGCGGAAGGCGGTCAGCCAAGCGACGTTTCGCGCCGCCTTGCGCCGCTGCTTGCCCTTCGACACCGAGTTCATGCTCTGCCGTGGGAGCGAGGTCATCGACCTCGCCACGGCGGCGCCGTTTCCGCCCCTCTCTTCCCGCGAGGACTTGCGCCCGTTCGTGAGCGTCCTGTCCCGGCGTCCGTCGAAGCTGCCGCCACTGCCCTACACCCAGCCCACCGGCAAGGACTGGGAGGTCCAGCTTCTCGGGGTGCAGGGGAGATTCGTGCTCAGCTGGTGGCGGCGCACCGCGCGGGCCAGGCTCTATCCCAACGAGGTCGTGGAGAAGAAGCTCCTGGTCGCGGCCACGACGCGCAACTGGGACACCATCGGCAAGATCCACCGCCTCCTGCTGGACGAATGA
- a CDS encoding ATP-binding protein — MNLERVLVIVALGASLALLGLAVLVLREQRTLRTRLAVAFVSVALVPTLLSLVTLLWGQLQPQTWAAHGILSSLESTLYLARHVLAERHALAKGAADVALERLRLAQAAGATDLADLLQARYEALYCAGPPGEETVRARHGPWTEAQAASLVHDVLPGKRSGAGTPQLVPAPDGTSVVVGVAGPVELGGEPYYAMVAVQVDENEAQAMNDVRESYQRMQQLRFRQQEILKFVYSFVVLAIVFLSFALGLGFLLARSLTRPIETLQQAFAAVAAGELGKQVPTGSGGEMGRLTRGFNHMSRDLQSSHEQLVGATRLAAWQDVARRLAHEIKNPLTPITLSIHRLRKRLDPEDTVVRECLDTVLEETSHLKRLADEFSSFARLPKPRLQRTDPAEILQQVLELYSATPRVQLHAQLDGVPHVLADRDQIRQVFTNLVKNAVEAMPQGGELDVVWSGEEGMVTFTFADQGCGFPLDVGEHVFDPTFTTKSTGSGLGLAIVRRILEDHGGDISTGNRDGGGAWVRVRLRAAQAAT, encoded by the coding sequence TTGAACCTGGAACGGGTTCTGGTCATCGTCGCTCTCGGGGCCTCGCTGGCGCTGCTCGGCCTGGCGGTCCTCGTGCTGCGCGAACAGCGGACGCTGCGCACGCGGCTCGCCGTCGCCTTCGTCTCCGTCGCCCTCGTTCCCACCTTGCTCAGCCTGGTGACGTTGCTCTGGGGCCAGCTGCAACCGCAGACCTGGGCTGCCCACGGCATCCTCTCCTCTCTCGAGAGCACTCTGTATCTCGCCCGGCACGTCCTCGCCGAGCGGCACGCTCTCGCCAAAGGCGCCGCCGACGTGGCGCTGGAACGCCTGCGCTTGGCGCAAGCCGCCGGCGCCACCGACCTGGCCGATCTCCTGCAGGCGCGCTACGAGGCGCTGTACTGCGCCGGCCCTCCGGGGGAAGAGACCGTGCGCGCCCGTCACGGACCGTGGACCGAAGCGCAGGCTGCGTCGCTGGTGCACGACGTCCTTCCCGGCAAACGCTCCGGCGCCGGGACGCCGCAGCTCGTCCCCGCCCCCGACGGAACCTCCGTGGTCGTCGGCGTCGCCGGTCCGGTGGAGCTGGGCGGCGAACCTTACTACGCCATGGTGGCCGTGCAGGTGGACGAGAACGAAGCGCAGGCCATGAACGACGTGCGGGAGAGCTACCAGCGTATGCAACAGCTCCGCTTCCGGCAGCAGGAGATCCTGAAGTTCGTCTATTCCTTCGTGGTTCTCGCCATCGTCTTCTTGAGCTTCGCCCTCGGCCTCGGCTTCCTGCTGGCGCGCAGTCTGACCCGTCCCATCGAGACACTGCAGCAAGCTTTCGCCGCGGTCGCCGCGGGCGAGCTGGGCAAGCAAGTACCGACCGGATCGGGAGGCGAGATGGGCCGCCTCACCCGCGGCTTCAACCACATGAGCCGGGATCTGCAGAGCAGCCACGAGCAGCTCGTCGGAGCCACCCGCCTCGCCGCCTGGCAGGACGTGGCGCGCCGTCTCGCCCACGAGATCAAGAACCCGCTGACGCCGATCACTCTCTCCATCCACCGGCTGCGCAAGCGTCTCGACCCTGAGGACACCGTAGTGCGCGAGTGCCTCGACACGGTCCTGGAAGAAACCTCGCACTTGAAGCGGCTCGCCGACGAGTTCTCCAGCTTCGCCCGCCTGCCCAAGCCGCGGCTGCAACGCACCGATCCGGCGGAGATCCTGCAACAGGTCCTGGAGCTGTACTCGGCGACGCCACGGGTGCAGCTGCACGCCCAGCTCGACGGCGTCCCCCACGTTCTCGCCGACCGCGATCAGATCCGGCAGGTGTTCACCAACCTGGTGAAGAACGCCGTGGAGGCCATGCCCCAGGGCGGCGAGCTCGACGTGGTGTGGAGCGGCGAGGAGGGTATGGTCACCTTCACCTTCGCCGACCAGGGCTGCGGCTTCCCTCTGGACGTGGGCGAGCACGTCTTCGATCCCACCTTCACGACGAAGTCCACCGGCAGCGGCCTCGGCCTCGCCATCGTGCGCCGCATCCTGGAGGATCACGGCGGCGACATCAGCACCGGCAACCGCGATGGCGGTGGTGCCTGGGTGCGCGTCCGCCTACGCGCCGCCCAGGCGGCGACCTGA
- the rlmN gene encoding 23S rRNA (adenine(2503)-C(2))-methyltransferase RlmN, whose protein sequence is MLALKALTYEELQAQVQTLGLPRYRAAQLADWVYRKGAADLAGMRNLPLVLRQRLQGEFHLTPVAEALHRLSEQDGTRKFLLRFADGAAVETVLMPMPGHHTVCISSQVGCRFACKFCLTARRGLVRQLSPDEIVQQVLHVRPFVGAAGLNVVFMGMGEPLDNFDAVVQAIRVLGARRLGNIGARRITVSTTGIPDAIRRLADLDLRVKLAVSLNASDDVERKRLMPVSGRHTLRETLEAAAYFARRTKHHVTLEYVLLRAVTDRPEDAERLRALGTPPGPFKLNLIPFNPDPRLRFDRPEAERVRAFAARLEGAFRSVSVRWSMGLDIEAACGQLLGKEAAGVGS, encoded by the coding sequence TTGCTCGCCCTGAAAGCGCTCACCTACGAGGAACTGCAGGCGCAGGTGCAGACCCTGGGGCTGCCGCGTTACCGCGCCGCGCAACTGGCCGACTGGGTGTACCGCAAGGGTGCTGCCGATCTGGCCGGCATGCGTAATCTGCCCCTCGTCCTACGCCAGCGCCTGCAGGGGGAGTTCCACCTGACGCCGGTGGCGGAAGCGCTGCACCGCCTCTCGGAGCAGGATGGGACGCGGAAGTTCCTCCTCCGCTTCGCCGACGGCGCCGCGGTGGAAACGGTGCTCATGCCCATGCCGGGACATCACACCGTCTGCATCTCCTCGCAGGTGGGCTGCCGCTTCGCCTGCAAGTTCTGCCTCACTGCGCGGCGCGGCTTGGTGCGCCAGCTGAGCCCGGACGAGATCGTCCAGCAAGTGCTGCACGTGCGCCCCTTCGTCGGCGCCGCGGGTCTCAACGTCGTCTTCATGGGCATGGGGGAACCGCTGGACAACTTCGACGCCGTGGTGCAGGCGATCCGTGTGCTCGGGGCGCGACGCCTCGGCAACATCGGGGCGCGGCGCATCACCGTCTCCACCACCGGGATCCCGGACGCCATCCGCCGCTTGGCGGACCTGGATCTGCGCGTCAAGCTGGCGGTCTCGCTCAACGCCAGCGACGACGTCGAGCGCAAGCGCTTGATGCCGGTCTCGGGCCGCCACACGTTGCGCGAAACCCTGGAGGCCGCGGCGTATTTCGCCCGTCGCACCAAGCACCACGTCACCTTGGAATACGTGCTGCTGCGCGCGGTCACCGATCGACCTGAGGATGCGGAACGTCTGCGGGCCCTCGGCACCCCGCCGGGGCCTTTCAAGCTCAACCTGATCCCCTTCAATCCCGATCCGCGGCTGCGTTTCGACCGGCCCGAAGCCGAACGGGTGCGCGCCTTCGCCGCCCGCCTCGAGGGCGCCTTCCGCTCTGTGTCGGTGCGCTGGAGCATGGGCCTGGACATCGAAGCGGCATGCGGCCAGCTGCTCGGGAAGGAAGCGGCGGGAGTCGGGTCTTGA
- a CDS encoding sigma-54 dependent transcriptional regulator has product MRRARPRAGNGADVATRILIVDDEESIRSSLRRLLEYKGYETLAAEDGPRALELLTDQSVDVVLLDIKMPRMDGIEVLQKIRDGRADVSVVMISAHGTIETAVECTKKGAFDFLEKPLDQERLLVTVRNAVIQRQLVRRNRELQRTHPGRDEMVGSSVRLEEIRATIDRVAQTDVRLLIVGENGTGKELVARAVHEHGRRASEAFIEVNCAAIPEELIESELFGHVKGSFTGAIANRDGKFEQADRGTLFLDEIGDMSLAAQAKVLRVLQEGKFEKVGGNETCVVDVRVIAATNKDLLGEARRGSFREDLYYRLNVVPIYVPPLRERREDIPQLVEYFLGRVADSLGQRPKTVAPHALDILMRHAWPGNVRELRNLVERMVILSRGERVEATEVFLERDAGPRTEMDDLFGHQTFQNFKDDAERRFLVRKLAENDGNISKTARALEMQRSNLYKKIEKYGLDTRSLSD; this is encoded by the coding sequence GTGCGCCGTGCGCGTCCGCGCGCGGGGAACGGGGCCGACGTGGCGACGCGCATTCTGATCGTGGACGACGAGGAGAGCATCCGCAGCTCTCTGCGCCGGCTCCTGGAATACAAAGGTTACGAGACGCTGGCGGCCGAGGATGGGCCGCGGGCGCTGGAGCTGCTCACCGACCAGAGCGTGGACGTGGTGCTGCTGGACATCAAGATGCCCCGTATGGATGGCATCGAGGTGCTGCAGAAGATCCGGGACGGCCGCGCCGACGTCTCGGTGGTGATGATCTCGGCCCACGGCACCATCGAAACGGCGGTGGAGTGCACCAAGAAGGGCGCCTTCGACTTCCTCGAGAAGCCCCTGGACCAGGAGCGCTTGCTCGTCACGGTCCGCAACGCCGTCATCCAGCGTCAGTTGGTGCGTCGCAACCGGGAGCTGCAGCGCACCCACCCCGGGCGCGACGAGATGGTGGGGTCCAGTGTCCGCCTGGAGGAGATCCGCGCCACCATCGACCGGGTGGCGCAGACCGATGTGCGCTTGCTGATCGTGGGTGAAAACGGCACCGGCAAGGAGTTGGTGGCGAGGGCGGTGCACGAGCACGGTCGCCGGGCGAGTGAAGCCTTCATCGAGGTCAACTGCGCCGCCATTCCGGAAGAGCTCATCGAGTCGGAGCTCTTCGGTCACGTGAAGGGCAGCTTCACCGGGGCCATCGCCAACCGGGACGGCAAGTTCGAACAGGCCGACCGGGGCACGCTCTTCCTCGACGAGATCGGCGACATGAGCCTGGCGGCGCAGGCGAAGGTGCTGCGGGTGCTGCAGGAGGGCAAGTTCGAGAAAGTCGGCGGCAACGAGACCTGCGTCGTGGACGTGCGCGTCATCGCCGCCACCAACAAGGACCTGCTCGGCGAGGCGCGGCGGGGCAGTTTCCGCGAGGACCTCTACTACCGGCTCAACGTCGTGCCCATCTACGTGCCGCCGCTGCGCGAGCGCCGCGAGGACATCCCGCAGCTGGTGGAATACTTCCTGGGCCGTGTCGCCGATAGCCTGGGGCAACGGCCGAAGACCGTCGCCCCCCACGCCCTGGACATCCTGATGCGGCATGCCTGGCCCGGGAACGTCCGGGAGCTGCGCAACCTGGTGGAGCGCATGGTGATCTTGTCGCGGGGGGAGCGCGTCGAGGCGACAGAGGTCTTTCTCGAGCGCGACGCCGGACCGCGCACGGAGATGGACGATCTCTTCGGGCACCAGACCTTCCAGAACTTCAAGGACGACGCGGAGCGCCGCTTCCTGGTGCGCAAGCTGGCGGAGAACGACGGCAACATCAGCAAGACCGCGCGCGCCCTGGAGATGCAGCGCAGCAACCTCTACAAGAAGATCGAGAAGTACGGTCTCGATACGCGTTCACTTTCAGACTGA